TTTCTTATTTAACGGAAAGGAGGTTGCGCCGTGAGTGAAGTTACCGTTTGGTTAGCCTTCTCCGCAGGGATCATATCTTTTCTCTCTCCCTGCGTTCTTCCTCTTTATCCCTCTTTTCTTTCATATATCTCGGGGGTTTCGGTGGCTGATTTAAAAGAAGGAGATAAAACGGGAATTCGTAAGCAGGTTTTGCTTCATACCCTCTTTTTTGTCACGGGCCTCTCCCTGATCTATGTGATGATGGGCTTTGGGGCTTCCCTTATCGGGGATCTCTTTCAAACGTATAATGGCCTCATACGCCAAATCGGCGCAATATTCATCATCATGATGGGGCTTGTCTTGATCGGGTGGTTAAAATTCGATTTTCTTATGCGTGAACATCGCTGGGAGATCAGGAATAAGCCCGCCGGATATTTAGGTTCTTTCTTTATTGGATTTAGCTTTGCAGCCGGGTGGACTCCCTGTATCGGACCGATTTTGGGGTCCATCCTTGCTTTGGGAGCAACCCAACCGGATTTAGCCCTCTATTATACTCTCTTTTATTCCATAGGATTTTCTATTCCATTCATCCTTCTCGCTTTCTTCATCGGAACCACACGGGCGATCTTGAAATATTCTAACTTGATTGCAAAAGTCGGTGGCGGGTTGATGATTTTAATGGGAATCCTCCTGTTCACCGATCAGATGAGTAAGATCACCATCTTCCTGACGAAGATCTTCGGCACCTCGTGGTTTTGATTAATTTCTAGAAGATTGGAAGGCCCCGTTTTCTTAGAGCGGGGTCTTTTTACATCTCTCCGATTTACCATATTTACCAATATTGGAATATATATGAGAGCAAAAACGAATGTTCTCTTTTTTTTGCTTTTGAGTATAATAAGGATAAGGAATAGGAACAAATATTCCTGTGAGAGTGCCTGTGAGAGTGGAGGAAGAGGAATGGCAGCACGAGTCATCTTTTTAGCCGATATGGAATCTTTTTTTGCCTCGGTGGAAGTG
The DNA window shown above is from Thermicanus aegyptius DSM 12793 and carries:
- a CDS encoding cytochrome c biogenesis CcdA family protein, yielding MSEVTVWLAFSAGIISFLSPCVLPLYPSFLSYISGVSVADLKEGDKTGIRKQVLLHTLFFVTGLSLIYVMMGFGASLIGDLFQTYNGLIRQIGAIFIIMMGLVLIGWLKFDFLMREHRWEIRNKPAGYLGSFFIGFSFAAGWTPCIGPILGSILALGATQPDLALYYTLFYSIGFSIPFILLAFFIGTTRAILKYSNLIAKVGGGLMILMGILLFTDQMSKITIFLTKIFGTSWF